The Methylomonas koyamae genome has a segment encoding these proteins:
- a CDS encoding helix-turn-helix transcriptional regulator yields MATSSTQHISPDKPGFFRIWQIVGDPKRGIEPLIPIGRSTFLAGVREGKYPKPVKLGQKTTAWRKTDIQKLVDSFNQPQENGKSNGDEVGA; encoded by the coding sequence ATGGCAACATCGAGCACACAACATATAAGCCCAGACAAACCCGGATTTTTCCGAATTTGGCAAATTGTCGGCGATCCAAAACGCGGCATTGAGCCGCTTATTCCTATCGGCCGTTCAACATTCTTGGCCGGCGTCCGCGAAGGTAAATACCCCAAACCCGTGAAGTTGGGGCAGAAAACTACTGCCTGGCGCAAGACCGACATCCAAAAATTGGTCGATAGCTTCAATCAGCCACAAGAAAACGGTAAATCAAACGGTGACGAGGTGGGCGCATGA
- a CDS encoding cell wall-binding protein — protein sequence MSEKKPPVLEVVKGAKPAEPAKTKKKGSGGGAGKGSANVVRFGEYGIEDGRFVQFKLMRTQGGGDRSEGSFPLCDFTCRIVEEIVADNELSEANFLRIEGKRADGIALPPVDVPMKAFFTNQGSWANDYWGTLPFIYPGAAKKDNLRACIQLYSALDGNIPRKTIYQFIGWKKLQSGWHYLHGGGAITGDGLTDSVQVDLGPGNMSHYYLPKAPETEPAHRAATEALTLLSICPASPQIGAALLAAIARAPLREAQAIDFAIWLHGLTGSRKSAAAAIAQSFFGNFGARNFPANWTDSANDAEAKSHQAKDAVFIIDDFKPSVNRTEADKQHAMAERLIRNTGNQAGRGRRSSDMRGLAAPFNRSMTIVTAEDLPRGQSLLGRLLALEIKRDCVCNQTLTQLQAAAREGRLAGLMSAYLQWLAPRMDKFKADLPIIIEQLRNGAIRDGFCSSHPRAPEIFASLVAGLEVFFEFLDDLGAISTEQSNCLLGQCEAALKLAFAEQHAYQSEQDETERFLALIRATLAAGNAHISNRLNQGPPETETTRLYALGWRDAGTDDEGNKQYRSVGDCLGWYAQTNNNSQDEIWLEPNNAYQTVCKFARDQGDHFLINASTLWRRMADKGLLLKSEPDSNSGKPRPTVKRMIAGRHLRVLVLSAGLIESV from the coding sequence ATGAGTGAGAAAAAACCGCCTGTGCTCGAAGTCGTTAAGGGCGCGAAGCCTGCCGAACCGGCCAAGACTAAGAAAAAAGGCAGCGGAGGCGGCGCCGGAAAAGGCTCTGCAAACGTTGTCCGATTCGGGGAATATGGCATCGAAGACGGGCGCTTCGTTCAATTCAAACTGATGCGGACCCAAGGCGGCGGCGATCGTTCAGAAGGCTCTTTCCCGCTGTGCGATTTTACTTGTCGCATCGTTGAAGAAATCGTGGCGGACAATGAATTGAGCGAAGCCAATTTTCTACGCATAGAAGGGAAGCGGGCCGACGGAATTGCATTGCCGCCAGTCGACGTGCCGATGAAAGCCTTTTTCACCAACCAAGGAAGCTGGGCCAATGATTATTGGGGAACCTTACCCTTCATCTACCCCGGCGCCGCCAAGAAAGATAATCTTCGCGCGTGCATTCAGCTTTATTCCGCACTCGATGGCAATATCCCGCGCAAAACCATTTACCAGTTTATTGGATGGAAGAAGCTGCAAAGCGGATGGCACTATCTGCATGGCGGTGGCGCCATTACTGGCGACGGCCTAACGGATAGCGTTCAAGTAGACTTAGGCCCCGGTAATATGAGCCACTATTACTTGCCCAAAGCTCCCGAAACAGAACCAGCCCATCGCGCCGCTACTGAGGCATTAACCCTGCTTAGCATTTGCCCAGCCAGCCCACAAATCGGCGCCGCCCTGCTAGCGGCTATTGCTCGCGCCCCGCTGCGCGAAGCGCAAGCAATCGATTTCGCCATTTGGTTGCATGGTCTTACCGGCTCCCGTAAATCAGCCGCCGCCGCTATTGCCCAAAGCTTTTTTGGCAATTTCGGTGCCCGGAATTTTCCAGCAAATTGGACCGATAGCGCTAACGACGCCGAAGCCAAAAGCCACCAGGCGAAGGATGCGGTTTTCATCATTGACGACTTTAAGCCCTCTGTGAATCGAACCGAGGCCGATAAACAGCACGCGATGGCCGAGAGGTTGATTCGCAATACTGGAAACCAAGCAGGCAGAGGTCGGCGGAGCTCAGACATGCGAGGTCTGGCCGCGCCGTTCAATCGATCAATGACCATCGTCACGGCCGAGGATTTACCGCGCGGGCAGTCTCTATTGGGCCGATTGTTGGCACTGGAGATTAAGCGGGACTGCGTTTGTAACCAAACGCTGACACAACTGCAAGCCGCAGCCAGAGAAGGCAGGCTTGCCGGGTTGATGAGCGCATATTTGCAATGGCTGGCGCCACGAATGGATAAATTTAAAGCCGATTTGCCAATCATTATCGAGCAATTGCGCAACGGTGCGATACGCGACGGATTCTGCTCTTCGCATCCCCGCGCCCCCGAAATTTTCGCCAGCTTGGTAGCCGGGCTTGAGGTGTTTTTTGAGTTTTTAGACGACTTGGGGGCCATTTCCACCGAACAAAGCAACTGTTTACTCGGCCAATGCGAGGCGGCGCTAAAGCTAGCGTTCGCGGAACAACATGCCTATCAATCCGAACAAGACGAAACCGAACGTTTTTTGGCTTTGATCCGCGCAACATTAGCGGCCGGCAACGCCCACATTTCGAACCGGTTAAACCAAGGCCCACCGGAAACGGAAACAACTCGGTTGTACGCTTTGGGCTGGCGGGATGCGGGTACCGATGACGAAGGCAATAAGCAATACAGAAGCGTAGGAGATTGCCTTGGCTGGTACGCCCAAACAAATAACAACAGCCAAGACGAAATTTGGCTGGAGCCGAACAATGCCTATCAGACGGTTTGCAAATTCGCCCGTGACCAAGGTGACCATTTTTTGATTAACGCATCGACACTTTGGCGACGAATGGCCGACAAAGGGCTACTGCTGAAAAGCGAGCCGGACAGCAATTCAGGAAAACCAAGGCCAACCGTCAAGCGAATGATCGCCGGCCGCCATCTTCGGGTATTGGTCTTGAGCGCCGGCTTAATCGAATCCGTGTGA
- a CDS encoding toprim domain-containing protein gives MTYRTIEDAARVALSELGLLPPKSFEPDKFHVVDAEDGRRGNGAGRVKVFADGKGGFAQNWRTGERRSFFLDGEASSKPKPLSKRERARIERERQRRQAEEADKRNQSAQRALNIWQAAAAAPADHPYLARKQIKPHGARIGRWRRVIERDGGRATLTIENALLLPLFDPSGTLRSLQAIFPAKHPVLNRDKDFLPGGGLAELFWWIGPRPTQPDATVLIAEGFATGATLHEETGYRVYLAFTAGNLLAVGRIVRQKLPAADIVFAADNDQTEGNPGLTKATEAAADVGGRVAVPPTWGDFNDYALQRKVGAHE, from the coding sequence ATGACTTACCGAACCATCGAAGACGCCGCGCGCGTTGCCTTGAGCGAGCTTGGCTTGTTGCCGCCAAAATCTTTCGAGCCAGACAAATTCCACGTCGTCGACGCTGAAGACGGCCGGCGCGGCAACGGTGCTGGCCGGGTGAAGGTCTTTGCGGACGGCAAAGGCGGGTTTGCTCAGAATTGGCGCACTGGCGAGCGCCGGTCGTTTTTCCTGGATGGCGAGGCCAGCAGCAAACCGAAACCGCTATCGAAGCGGGAACGCGCCCGTATCGAGCGGGAGCGCCAGCGCCGACAGGCCGAAGAGGCTGATAAACGCAATCAATCCGCACAGCGGGCGCTGAATATTTGGCAGGCGGCCGCTGCCGCACCCGCCGACCATCCCTATTTGGCGCGTAAGCAAATCAAGCCGCACGGCGCCAGGATTGGCCGTTGGCGGCGGGTGATAGAGCGCGACGGCGGCCGGGCGACATTGACCATTGAAAACGCGCTGTTGCTGCCTTTGTTCGACCCGTCCGGAACGCTACGCAGCCTGCAAGCGATCTTTCCGGCCAAACATCCGGTATTGAATCGGGATAAAGACTTTTTACCGGGCGGCGGCCTGGCCGAACTGTTTTGGTGGATCGGCCCGCGCCCCACCCAACCCGACGCCACGGTGTTGATTGCCGAAGGCTTTGCCACCGGTGCGACTTTGCACGAAGAGACAGGCTATCGCGTGTACCTGGCATTTACAGCCGGTAACTTGCTGGCCGTGGGCCGAATTGTTAGACAAAAACTGCCGGCGGCAGACATTGTGTTTGCTGCAGATAACGATCAGACCGAGGGCAACCCCGGCTTGACCAAGGCCACCGAGGCCGCCGCCGACGTGGGCGGCCGCGTGGCCGTGCCGCCGACATGGGGCGACTTCAACGATTACGCCCTACAACGGAAGGTAGGTGCTCATGAGTGA
- a CDS encoding tyrosine-type recombinase/integrase, translating to MPLTDTAIRNAKPNPDKAYKLQDEKGLYLLVNPNGAKYFRYNYRFSGKRKTLALGVYPNTTLKDAREKRDTAKKQLEGGIDPGENKKAVKQAKAENASNGFEVIAREWGTKKVETWSEKNNRSKRMLERNVFPWLGSRPITEILPKDILACLRRIEERGAIETAHRTLQICGQVFRYAVSTGRIERDITQDLKGALPPAKGEHFAAITEPKEAGQLLRGIDSYQGSLPAACALKLAPLVFVRPGELRAMQWQDVDLETAEWRYLVSKTKVQHIVPLSRQAVEILKELHPMTGHGRFAFPSERTPSGVRCMSENTLNAALKRLGYGKDVMTAHGFRAMARTILDEVLGFRPDFIEHQLAHAVRDPNGRAYNRTAHLPERKKMMQAWADYLDGLKAGAQVIPLRRQG from the coding sequence ATGCCATTAACTGATACCGCCATTCGTAACGCAAAGCCCAATCCGGATAAGGCTTATAAGCTGCAAGATGAAAAAGGCCTTTACCTTCTGGTGAATCCTAACGGCGCCAAATACTTTCGATACAACTATCGTTTCAGCGGCAAACGCAAGACTCTCGCATTAGGTGTGTATCCAAATACCACACTGAAAGACGCTCGTGAAAAAAGAGATACCGCCAAAAAGCAATTAGAAGGCGGTATCGACCCCGGCGAAAATAAAAAGGCAGTCAAACAAGCCAAAGCCGAAAATGCGTCGAATGGATTTGAAGTGATTGCTCGTGAATGGGGAACAAAGAAGGTTGAAACCTGGAGCGAGAAAAACAACCGATCCAAGCGTATGCTGGAACGCAATGTTTTCCCGTGGCTTGGTAGCCGGCCAATTACCGAAATTTTGCCGAAAGATATTCTGGCTTGCCTGCGCCGCATCGAAGAGCGTGGCGCAATTGAAACCGCCCACCGTACCCTGCAAATCTGCGGACAAGTCTTTCGCTATGCGGTCTCCACTGGCCGCATTGAACGAGACATTACCCAAGACCTAAAAGGGGCCCTACCGCCAGCCAAGGGCGAACACTTCGCCGCAATCACCGAACCCAAAGAAGCCGGACAACTGTTACGCGGCATCGATAGCTATCAAGGCTCATTGCCTGCGGCTTGTGCATTGAAATTGGCTCCGCTCGTGTTCGTCCGGCCTGGCGAATTGCGAGCCATGCAATGGCAGGACGTGGATTTGGAAACGGCCGAATGGCGTTATTTGGTCTCCAAAACTAAGGTACAGCACATTGTTCCGCTGTCGAGGCAAGCCGTCGAAATTCTCAAAGAACTGCATCCAATGACCGGTCATGGTCGTTTCGCGTTCCCATCGGAACGAACGCCGTCGGGTGTTCGCTGCATGAGTGAGAACACCCTAAATGCTGCCCTGAAGCGTCTGGGTTACGGCAAAGACGTGATGACCGCCCACGGATTTCGCGCCATGGCCAGAACCATACTGGATGAAGTGCTGGGCTTTCGGCCGGATTTTATCGAGCATCAATTAGCGCACGCCGTTCGCGACCCGAACGGCCGTGCTTATAACCGCACCGCGCACCTGCCCGAACGCAAAAAAATGATGCAAGCCTGGGCGGATTATTTGGACGGTTTGAAGGCCGGGGCTCAGGTGATTCCGTTGAGGCGGCAAGGTTAA
- a CDS encoding transglycosylase SLT domain-containing protein, with protein MAIRVPTADSFGTQLRGLPDVRQRNQRTAADFQEPGQTLALEAANQALESFNKAATQLAKQERQKTIEMQAKAGANELDAFDQDQAFGNRDIGWDGWLNKKGAAAFKQDDGRFLADVILENRQKKIDAIKQNLGTDEAREMLGEYADRSGVKLQGLLKRHENEQNKSFSIGTLANRIDVTKRELALYNNDEETLATGIEKIMQNAKELGKVQHGSEELGMVEGRKQISDALQQAMLTALQRNDYGTAMKIQDRFGEHLDPTDRINTQDKIAEHWAANLLQTQPEQVAELLSADPLKSAIRQQESNGRDFNDNGEPLVSGDGKSMFAMQVTHDTAADPGFGITPARERSAAEYNRVGSELVDKLREHYQGDPAKVAAAYNAGAGAVDKAIAEGGENWIDHIPEPTRQNYIPNVLRNLRTGTPADYMNSMDRRKWLNAAQAQIEHGRSVYATELKRAVDDQYSQAINTGQAGALVPPEKFQRAFGGKWEANYQDYRDNMDFAAAYFGVKTMPTAQALQLLDASRPKPGTADFEREQKQYDALSKAISAAEKTRDSDPIAWAAQNGYTVNPIDWKNRQDAQGELSHRGNIARQLKEQYGTRHAILTNTEADDLTQTLNDGSEEEQLTALETLADGINEPSDYAATLQQIRPDSPATIVAGSLIGMDRVQRIPGIFQDSINAVRGIDVARTILKGEAILNPSKAERGQNGKSTGVALPAGLNQAIYGEIGDALAGDMQTEQGVVSAVRAYYAAKMDKAKAAGNGVQDTLLSEAIQSITGGITEHAGKKIVMPFGMNETDFLDQAEAKLKEALGAKAAFVAFGKMPLIPVGANRYALQNGTSMLSVNGSPVILEFDR; from the coding sequence ATGGCAATTAGAGTACCAACTGCCGACAGCTTCGGAACACAGTTGCGCGGGCTGCCCGATGTTCGCCAGCGCAACCAACGCACGGCGGCGGATTTTCAAGAGCCCGGCCAAACCCTTGCGCTGGAAGCCGCCAACCAAGCCCTTGAATCGTTCAACAAAGCGGCGACCCAACTTGCCAAACAGGAGCGCCAAAAAACCATCGAGATGCAGGCCAAGGCCGGAGCCAACGAACTGGACGCATTCGACCAAGATCAAGCGTTCGGCAATCGCGATATTGGCTGGGATGGCTGGCTGAATAAAAAGGGGGCGGCGGCATTTAAACAGGATGACGGTCGCTTTTTGGCCGATGTGATTCTGGAAAATCGGCAGAAGAAAATTGATGCCATAAAACAGAATCTGGGCACTGACGAAGCGCGGGAAATGCTCGGCGAATATGCCGACCGTTCCGGCGTCAAACTGCAAGGCTTATTGAAGCGACACGAGAACGAACAAAACAAGAGTTTCAGTATTGGCACCCTTGCCAACCGTATCGACGTTACCAAGCGAGAGCTGGCGCTTTACAACAACGACGAAGAAACGCTGGCAACTGGTATCGAAAAGATCATGCAAAACGCCAAGGAATTGGGAAAGGTGCAGCACGGCAGCGAGGAACTGGGCATGGTCGAAGGTCGCAAGCAAATATCGGATGCCTTGCAACAGGCAATGCTGACCGCTCTACAGCGCAACGATTACGGCACTGCCATGAAGATTCAAGACCGTTTCGGCGAACACTTAGATCCCACCGACCGCATCAACACCCAAGACAAAATCGCCGAGCATTGGGCGGCCAACTTACTGCAAACCCAGCCCGAGCAAGTAGCCGAACTACTGAGCGCCGACCCGCTGAAAAGCGCCATTCGTCAGCAAGAAAGCAATGGGCGAGATTTCAACGACAACGGCGAGCCGCTGGTATCCGGCGACGGCAAATCAATGTTCGCCATGCAAGTAACCCACGACACCGCCGCCGATCCAGGCTTTGGCATTACACCCGCTCGCGAACGATCCGCCGCAGAATATAACCGGGTTGGTTCAGAGCTGGTAGACAAGCTGCGGGAACACTACCAAGGCGACCCCGCCAAAGTTGCCGCCGCGTACAACGCCGGCGCGGGCGCTGTCGATAAAGCGATTGCCGAAGGCGGAGAAAACTGGATCGATCATATACCGGAACCGACTCGGCAGAACTACATCCCTAACGTGTTGCGCAATCTACGCACCGGCACCCCGGCCGACTACATGAACTCAATGGACCGCCGCAAATGGTTAAATGCAGCGCAAGCCCAAATCGAACACGGGCGCAGCGTTTACGCTACCGAATTGAAACGGGCAGTAGACGATCAATACAGCCAAGCGATCAACACCGGACAGGCCGGGGCCTTGGTGCCACCCGAAAAATTTCAGCGGGCTTTTGGCGGTAAATGGGAGGCCAACTACCAGGACTATCGCGACAACATGGATTTTGCCGCGGCCTATTTCGGCGTCAAAACGATGCCCACCGCGCAAGCGTTGCAACTGCTGGACGCCAGTAGACCCAAGCCCGGCACTGCCGATTTTGAACGCGAGCAAAAGCAATATGACGCGCTTTCCAAGGCGATTTCAGCGGCGGAAAAAACGCGCGACTCCGATCCTATCGCGTGGGCGGCCCAAAACGGCTACACCGTTAACCCCATAGACTGGAAGAATCGCCAAGACGCTCAAGGCGAATTGAGCCACCGCGGCAACATAGCCCGCCAACTCAAGGAGCAATACGGTACCCGGCATGCCATTCTTACCAACACGGAAGCCGACGACTTAACCCAAACCCTGAATGACGGCAGCGAAGAAGAACAGTTAACCGCGCTCGAAACGCTGGCGGACGGGATCAACGAACCAAGCGACTACGCGGCCACCTTGCAACAAATCCGCCCCGACTCCCCGGCTACTATCGTGGCCGGCTCATTGATCGGCATGGACCGCGTTCAGAGAATCCCGGGCATTTTTCAGGATTCGATAAACGCTGTTCGCGGCATTGATGTTGCCCGCACCATTTTGAAGGGCGAAGCGATCTTGAACCCGAGTAAAGCCGAACGTGGGCAAAACGGTAAATCGACCGGAGTTGCGCTGCCGGCAGGCTTAAACCAAGCCATCTATGGCGAAATCGGCGATGCTCTGGCCGGAGACATGCAAACCGAGCAAGGCGTAGTTTCTGCTGTTCGGGCCTATTACGCCGCCAAGATGGATAAAGCCAAGGCAGCAGGCAATGGTGTACAGGATACGTTGTTGAGCGAGGCTATACAGTCGATCACGGGCGGAATCACAGAGCATGCCGGCAAGAAAATCGTGATGCCGTTCGGTATGAACGAAACCGATTTTCTGGACCAAGCCGAGGCCAAACTAAAAGAAGCCTTGGGCGCGAAAGCGGCCTTTGTCGCCTTCGGCAAAATGCCGTTGATTCCGGTCGGCGCCAATCGGTACGCGCTGCAAAATGGCACATCCATGCTTAGCGTCAATGGCAGCCCGGTAATTTTGGAGTTCGACCGATGA
- a CDS encoding recombinase family protein — MKGQNVGYIRVSSTSQNTERQLADIALDRVFTEKVSGKDTNRPELANCLNHLREGDVLHVHSIDRLARNLKDLQNIIEQLTGKGVSVKFYKEHLTFEAASASPMQTLMLQMLGAFAEFERTLIKERQREGIEAAKAQGRKLGAPAKMTAAQAAEIRARIEAGEEKSAVAKAYGISRPTLYKLLAA; from the coding sequence ATGAAAGGTCAAAACGTCGGATACATCCGGGTTAGTTCAACCTCGCAAAACACTGAACGCCAACTGGCGGATATAGCGCTTGATCGCGTCTTCACCGAGAAAGTCAGCGGCAAGGATACCAACCGCCCCGAGCTGGCAAACTGCCTTAACCACTTACGCGAAGGCGACGTGTTACACGTGCATTCGATAGACCGCCTGGCGCGCAACCTGAAAGACCTGCAAAACATCATTGAGCAATTGACCGGAAAAGGTGTCTCGGTAAAGTTTTACAAGGAGCACCTTACCTTCGAAGCGGCCAGCGCCTCGCCGATGCAAACCTTAATGCTGCAGATGCTGGGCGCGTTTGCCGAGTTTGAGCGGACCTTGATTAAAGAACGCCAACGGGAAGGCATCGAAGCGGCCAAGGCCCAGGGGCGGAAGCTCGGCGCCCCGGCCAAAATGACCGCCGCGCAGGCTGCCGAGATAAGAGCGAGAATCGAAGCCGGCGAAGAGAAAAGCGCGGTGGCCAAAGCTTATGGCATCAGCCGGCCGACTTTGTATAAATTGCTAGCGGCTTGA
- the gvpU gene encoding gas vesicle accessory protein GvpU produces the protein MTEQNAVPPRVEDQTQPVTVVAKTDWFLQNLVGFANLWGIEVGITLQVSGMLVSGTLISGDKYFEEFAAQFSGGFKNSPELSEPFHKLISSYKKVYDVAPEEESDCPPSNFVHLRNAQFYHPGQNPLPTSQGVLWRGRVAEVGGFILGSFSNG, from the coding sequence GTGACTGAACAAAACGCAGTACCACCACGAGTAGAAGACCAAACTCAGCCCGTCACGGTTGTAGCAAAGACCGACTGGTTCCTTCAAAACTTGGTTGGTTTTGCCAATCTTTGGGGAATCGAAGTGGGTATTACTCTCCAAGTCAGTGGCATGTTGGTTTCGGGTACGCTTATCAGTGGTGACAAATACTTTGAAGAGTTTGCAGCCCAATTCTCCGGTGGCTTTAAGAACAGCCCCGAGCTCTCTGAGCCTTTTCACAAGCTTATCTCTTCGTACAAGAAAGTCTACGATGTCGCTCCCGAGGAAGAAAGCGACTGTCCCCCGTCCAATTTTGTTCATCTAAGGAATGCGCAGTTCTATCATCCCGGCCAAAATCCTCTCCCAACAAGTCAGGGCGTTTTGTGGCGCGGCAGGGTTGCAGAGGTCGGAGGCTTCATTCTAGGTAGCTTTTCCAATGGTTAA
- a CDS encoding DUF7673 family protein translates to MSSNTVNSSSPAGTHPLNDFFQQIAELDTERQAATVAGIPALIRLADVAERDSGQANTVRSFLLGLYNGYRFPFNLTRLRGLDKALFDDCIAVLTLDARATAQEVHQYLEDGADRFERWAVGGVL, encoded by the coding sequence ATGAGCTCGAATACTGTCAATTCAAGTTCTCCGGCCGGTACTCATCCGCTTAACGATTTTTTCCAGCAAATAGCCGAACTGGACACCGAGCGCCAAGCCGCCACCGTGGCCGGCATTCCGGCGTTGATTCGTTTGGCCGACGTGGCTGAGCGCGACAGCGGCCAAGCCAACACCGTGCGCAGTTTCCTGCTGGGACTGTATAACGGCTACCGCTTTCCCTTCAATTTGACCAGGCTAAGAGGCTTGGATAAAGCCCTGTTCGACGATTGCATAGCCGTGCTGACCCTGGACGCCAGGGCGACCGCTCAAGAGGTGCATCAATACTTGGAAGATGGTGCCGACCGCTTCGAACGCTGGGCGGTGGGAGGTGTGCTGTGA
- the ychF gene encoding redox-regulated ATPase YchF — protein sequence MALHCGIVGLPNVGKSTLFNALTKATIAAENYPFCTIDPNVGVVPVPDPRMDKLAEIVNPERVLPTTIEFVDIAGLVAGASKGEGLGNQFLGNIRETDAIVHVVRCFHDDNVIHVAGKVDPINDIEVINTELALADMASVEKALQKSAKASKSGNKDELARKQVLERVLEHLNNGEPVRTLGLSEDEAKLIKELCLITIKPTLYVANVQDDGFDNNPLLDNVKGFAEREGSKVVPVCAAIEAEIVQLDDAEKVEFLADLGLEEPGLNRVVRAAYELLNLSTYFTAGVKEVRAWTIPVNALAPQAAGVIHSDFEKGFIRAEVVSYQDFVNYKGEQGAKDAGKWRLEGKEYKVQDGDVMHFRFNV from the coding sequence ATGGCACTTCATTGCGGAATCGTCGGCCTGCCCAACGTCGGCAAATCAACTCTGTTCAACGCGCTGACTAAAGCGACTATCGCCGCCGAGAACTATCCTTTTTGCACTATCGATCCGAACGTAGGGGTGGTGCCGGTGCCCGATCCGCGGATGGACAAACTGGCCGAAATCGTTAACCCGGAGCGGGTTTTGCCCACGACCATCGAGTTTGTCGATATCGCCGGCTTGGTAGCCGGCGCCTCCAAAGGCGAAGGCTTGGGAAACCAGTTTCTCGGCAATATCAGAGAGACCGATGCCATTGTGCATGTGGTGCGCTGTTTTCACGACGATAACGTGATCCACGTAGCCGGCAAGGTCGATCCGATCAACGACATAGAAGTCATCAACACCGAATTAGCCCTGGCCGACATGGCTTCGGTGGAAAAGGCGTTGCAGAAATCGGCCAAGGCTTCCAAATCCGGCAACAAAGACGAGCTGGCCCGGAAACAGGTGCTGGAACGGGTATTGGAACACCTGAATAACGGCGAACCCGTCAGGACTTTGGGGCTAAGCGAGGACGAGGCCAAGCTGATCAAGGAATTATGTTTGATCACGATCAAGCCCACTTTATACGTGGCAAACGTGCAGGACGATGGGTTCGACAACAATCCGTTGTTGGACAACGTCAAAGGTTTTGCCGAGCGCGAAGGCTCAAAAGTCGTGCCGGTATGCGCTGCTATCGAGGCGGAGATCGTGCAATTGGACGATGCGGAAAAAGTCGAATTTCTCGCGGATTTGGGCTTGGAAGAGCCTGGGTTGAATCGGGTGGTTCGAGCGGCTTACGAGTTATTGAATCTTTCGACTTATTTCACTGCGGGTGTCAAAGAGGTCAGGGCTTGGACGATCCCGGTCAATGCCTTGGCTCCTCAAGCTGCCGGCGTGATTCATTCCGATTTTGAAAAGGGCTTTATCCGCGCCGAAGTCGTTTCGTACCAGGATTTTGTCAATTACAAAGGCGAGCAAGGGGCAAAAGATGCCGGTAAATGGCGGCTGGAAGGCAAAGAATACAAAGTGCAGGACGGCGACGTCATGCATTTCAGATTCAATGTTTGA
- a CDS encoding complement resistance protein TraT: protein MAIARNTFMKLAGAAAIAAMLGGCAAVHTSIAKKDLDVQTKMSDTIFLDPVGPEQRTIFLDVRNTSDKANFDVMLPVKQALQSKGYIISSDPEASHYWLRANVLSVDKASPTAAESALHSGYGGSLAGAAAGAAIGGGLGGWSGAGIGGLAGAAVGGAIETIADAAVKDVTYMVVTDIEIAEKAKSGVVIRQDSQQDAKQGIGGSRRQTSSEVSDRKKYRTRIVSTANQANLEYEEAAPSLTSGLVRSISGLF, encoded by the coding sequence ATGGCTATTGCTCGAAACACATTCATGAAACTTGCCGGTGCGGCGGCTATAGCCGCAATGTTGGGCGGGTGTGCCGCCGTACACACTTCGATCGCCAAAAAGGACCTGGACGTCCAAACCAAGATGAGCGATACGATATTTCTCGACCCGGTCGGGCCGGAACAACGCACCATTTTTCTCGATGTGCGAAATACCTCGGACAAAGCCAATTTCGACGTGATGTTGCCGGTAAAGCAGGCCTTGCAGTCCAAAGGCTACATCATCTCCAGCGATCCGGAAGCGTCGCATTATTGGTTGCGAGCCAACGTACTCAGCGTCGATAAAGCCAGTCCGACCGCAGCGGAATCGGCGCTACATTCCGGATACGGCGGCTCGTTGGCCGGTGCGGCGGCCGGTGCGGCGATCGGCGGCGGCTTGGGCGGTTGGTCCGGAGCCGGTATCGGCGGTTTGGCCGGTGCAGCCGTTGGCGGCGCAATCGAAACCATCGCCGATGCTGCCGTCAAGGACGTGACGTATATGGTGGTCACCGACATCGAAATCGCCGAAAAAGCCAAAAGCGGCGTCGTGATCAGACAGGACAGCCAACAGGACGCCAAACAAGGCATCGGCGGTTCGCGCCGGCAGACTTCGTCCGAAGTCAGCGATCGCAAAAAATACCGCACGCGTATTGTCAGCACCGCCAATCAGGCGAATTTGGAATATGAAGAGGCGGCTCCAAGCTTAACCTCGGGCCTGGTTAGATCGATCTCCGGTTTGTTCTAA